Proteins from a single region of Chryseobacterium sp. W4I1:
- a CDS encoding 16S rRNA (uracil(1498)-N(3))-methyltransferase, whose protein sequence is MKLFFGEINNGKAIINDEEQQHMVKVLRMKDGEEIHVTDGKGNVASGKLIIEGKRASLDISEIKTNMPDFNPKLHIAIAPTKNIDRIEFFVEKAVEMGISEISILQTEKTERKNINIDKIRKQAVAASKQSLRFHFPIINDAVKLTDFLKNIDPEHTFVAHCHENLDRIALKDIPSLEQITFLIGPEGDFSEKEIQFLSDHKIKAVSLGNQRLRTETAGVFVAAWNYFNMMKS, encoded by the coding sequence ATGAAACTTTTTTTTGGTGAAATCAATAACGGAAAAGCAATAATCAATGACGAGGAACAACAGCATATGGTGAAGGTTCTGCGGATGAAAGATGGCGAAGAGATTCATGTAACAGATGGCAAAGGAAATGTTGCTTCCGGAAAATTAATTATCGAAGGAAAACGGGCTAGTCTGGACATTTCTGAAATTAAAACAAATATGCCTGACTTTAATCCTAAGCTTCATATTGCTATTGCTCCTACAAAAAATATTGACAGGATTGAGTTTTTTGTAGAAAAGGCTGTGGAGATGGGTATTTCAGAGATCAGTATTTTGCAGACTGAAAAAACAGAACGTAAAAATATTAATATTGATAAGATCAGAAAACAGGCTGTTGCTGCATCAAAGCAGAGCTTAAGGTTTCATTTCCCGATCATCAATGATGCAGTGAAACTTACTGATTTTCTAAAAAATATTGATCCGGAACATACTTTTGTGGCGCACTGTCATGAAAATCTGGACCGAATTGCACTAAAAGATATTCCTTCATTGGAGCAGATTACTTTTCTTATTGGTCCGGAAGGAGATTTCTCTGAAAAGGAAATCCAGTTTCTATCCGACCATAAAATTAAAGCAGTTTCACTTGGTAATCAGAGATTGAGAACAGAAACAGCGGGTGTATTTGTGGCAGCGTGGAATTATTTCAATATGATGAAAAGTTAG
- the tsaD gene encoding tRNA (adenosine(37)-N6)-threonylcarbamoyltransferase complex transferase subunit TsaD encodes MSDSIILGIESSCDDTSAAIIKGNCILSNIAATQAIHKEYGGVVPELASRAHQQNIIPVVEKSITKANIQQNAISAIGFTRGPGLLGSLLVGTSFAKSLAMSLNVPLIEVNHLQAHILAHFIDDANPMPPQFPFLCLTVSGGHTMIVLVKDYFDMEIIGKTIDDAAGEAFDKIGKIFDLDYPAGPIIDRLAKEGNPDAFTFNKPKMESYDYSFSGIKTSVLYFIQKEVRKNPDFIKENLNDLCASVQRTIIEILMNKFEKAAKELNIKEAAIAGGVSANSALRKAMEDNKEKLGWNIYIPKFEYTTDNAAMIAMVAQLKYERGEFTDLRTSATAKYDL; translated from the coding sequence ATGAGCGACTCTATAATTTTAGGTATTGAATCGTCCTGCGACGACACCTCAGCAGCTATCATCAAGGGAAACTGTATTCTGTCGAACATTGCTGCGACTCAGGCCATCCATAAAGAATATGGAGGTGTGGTCCCTGAACTGGCATCGCGAGCGCATCAGCAAAATATAATCCCCGTTGTTGAAAAATCTATTACCAAAGCAAATATACAACAAAATGCTATTTCAGCTATAGGATTTACACGAGGTCCGGGACTTTTAGGATCTCTTCTTGTAGGAACATCATTTGCTAAGTCTTTGGCTATGAGCTTAAATGTTCCGTTGATTGAAGTAAACCATCTCCAGGCCCACATTTTAGCCCATTTTATTGACGATGCAAATCCTATGCCGCCTCAATTCCCTTTCCTGTGTCTTACGGTAAGTGGCGGGCATACCATGATCGTATTGGTAAAGGATTATTTTGATATGGAAATTATTGGAAAAACAATTGATGATGCTGCAGGAGAAGCTTTTGACAAAATCGGAAAGATTTTTGACCTGGACTACCCTGCCGGACCTATTATAGACCGGTTGGCAAAAGAAGGAAATCCTGATGCTTTCACATTCAATAAACCTAAAATGGAGAGCTACGATTATTCTTTCAGTGGCATTAAAACTTCTGTTCTGTATTTTATTCAGAAAGAGGTGAGAAAAAACCCGGATTTTATTAAAGAAAACCTGAATGATCTGTGTGCTTCTGTTCAGAGAACGATCATTGAAATTTTAATGAATAAGTTTGAAAAAGCAGCGAAAGAATTAAATATCAAAGAAGCAGCCATTGCTGGTGGTGTTTCTGCCAATTCTGCTTTAAGAAAGGCCATGGAAGATAACAAGGAAAAACTGGGCTGGAATATTTACATTCCGAAATTTGAATATACAACCGATAATGCGGCTATGATCGCAATGGTTGCCCAACTGAAATACGAACGAGGTGAATTTACGGATCTGAGAACTTCCGCAACTGCAAAATATGATTTATGA
- a CDS encoding RNA methyltransferase, with protein MEDLAQTFEYLKQFLTEERLSKIEHFSQESSDFILPVMDDVYQFRNAAAIIRSVEASAFHKVIAMEEENVFDPNLTVTKGAETWVEVEKMPKNIASLQNIKDRGYKILAVSLEKNAVMLPDYQITEPIALVFGTEMEGVSQEVIDFADETLAIPMYGLTRSYNVSVAAGICMYELKQKLIKSGIDYKLSEEKLMRMKMRWAVNSIKSGKQILQKYLKDHNLEL; from the coding sequence ATGGAAGATTTAGCGCAAACTTTTGAATATTTAAAGCAGTTTTTAACAGAGGAAAGGCTCTCAAAAATCGAACATTTCTCTCAGGAAAGTTCTGATTTTATTCTTCCTGTGATGGATGATGTTTACCAGTTTAGAAATGCTGCTGCCATTATAAGATCCGTGGAAGCCTCTGCTTTTCATAAAGTCATAGCTATGGAAGAGGAAAATGTTTTCGATCCTAACCTTACCGTAACAAAAGGTGCTGAAACATGGGTAGAAGTGGAAAAAATGCCTAAAAATATAGCATCCCTACAAAATATTAAAGATAGAGGCTATAAAATTCTGGCTGTATCACTGGAAAAAAATGCAGTGATGCTTCCTGATTATCAGATCACGGAACCTATTGCTCTTGTATTCGGAACTGAAATGGAAGGAGTATCACAAGAAGTAATAGATTTTGCGGATGAAACTTTGGCCATCCCAATGTATGGTCTGACGAGAAGCTATAATGTTTCCGTAGCAGCAGGAATCTGTATGTACGAACTAAAACAAAAGCTTATTAAATCAGGAATTGATTATAAATTAAGCGAAGAAAAGCTGATGAGAATGAAGATGCGTTGGGCTGTAAACTCCATAAAGAGCGGAAAGCAGATTCTCCAAAAATATCTTAAAGATCATAATCTGGAACTGTAA